The DNA segment TCGATATGCCCCTGTTCGTAATCGCGGTGGTGATGGGCCTGCTGTGGAAGAGGGCTAACAGCCGGGGGGCGGCCGCCGGTTATCTGGGCGGAATCCTGCTGGGCGCCGCGGTGATATTCCCGTTCAAGTACGCCGCCGCATTCGGCCTGGACCCCCAGAGCTGGCCCGCCCGGAACTACATCCTGGCGGGAACCGCGGCCAGCGCCCTGGGCGCGCTGGTGGTGTGTGTTGCGGTCAGTCTGCTCAGCGGAGCGCCGGACCGCGAAAAGGTGCGGCTTGTCTGGGCCACCCGCTCCGGCAGCGATGAGGAAACCGCCGCCGGACTTACCTACAGTCTCTGGCCCGAAAGCGGATGGGGCCGGTTCTGGCTGTGGCTGATGTTCGCCGGGCTGGGAGTGTTCCTGGCGGGCGTGCTGATGGGCCAGTCGGCAATCTCCGCGGCCGGCTGGATCGCCGTGGCCGGGATGGTTGTATTTTTCCTGGGAGCCTGGAGCCGCCTTTCCTGCAGGTGAGGGCAGGTGAAGTTTGACCGTCGCGCTGATTGGGTGTATTTTTAGCGGCCCTTGAGAGTATTCTCCCTGCGTAAAAGAAACGTTTAATCCGGTCAGCGTCGGTGTAAACCAGCCGGGACGGAACGGTAAAAGTTGTCGGATAGAATAGAGCAGTCTGTCGAGTTGTTTCGCCAGGGCTACAACTGCGCCCAGGCAATCCTGCTGGTATACGGCGGCCGCTACGGCCTGGACCGTGAAACCGCGCTGAGGCTGGCCCTGGGGCTGGAGGGCGGACTGGGACGCACCGGCGAGGTCTGCGGAGCGGTCAACGGCGCCTGTTTGGTGCTCGGACTCGAGGCCGGCGGGCAGGAAGACGCCTCCGGCGCCGAGGGCCGGAAACTGGCCCGCAAGCGGGTGCGCGAGTTCAGCCGGAAGTTCCGCGAGCGCCACGGCGCCGTGGCCTGCCGTCAGCTGCTGGGCACCGACCTGGGCACGCACGCGGGCATGATGGCCGCCAGGGGCAAGCGGGTGTTCAGCCGCCGCTGCCCGGAGTTTGTCGCCGCCGCCGCCCAGATCCTGGAGGAAATGCTAGATCGGAAGAGCA comes from the Candidatus Glassbacteria bacterium genome and includes:
- a CDS encoding C_GCAxxG_C_C family protein — its product is MSDRIEQSVELFRQGYNCAQAILLVYGGRYGLDRETALRLALGLEGGLGRTGEVCGAVNGACLVLGLEAGGQEDASGAEGRKLARKRVREFSRKFRERHGAVACRQLLGTDLGTHAGMMAARGKRVFSRRCPEFVAAAAQILEEMLDRKS